The sequence TAGGGCTGACATCAGAATACAGAAACCACTTCTAAAACTGCTGCCGGGTCACAGAAAGGTGGGAGTGGGGAAGGTGGGAAAGATGGCTCACATGGTGTGTGGTTATGACCAAGTTAGCACTGGGGTCTCCAGGATGACAGGTGGGCAGTGTGATGCCCTGCTGATGCTACAGGACTTGCTCTGCACGGCCCTCTCTAGGCAAGAAGAGTGAATATTTGGTGCTGAAGCAAGTGAAGGCCCGGCTGTGGGAACCCAGAGGAGGAGGGTGGAGAGAACTCACCTGGCAGGCGAAGAGGAAGACGGTGGTGATCCCCAGCCAGCTGTGCAGGGAGTAGAGGTTGCTGATGTGTTTTTGGTTGTGAAACTTAAAGACGGCTACCAGCCCCAGCACCGTCAGCACGAAGGCCATCAGGTGCAGGGCTGCATGGAGGACTTTCCAGGGCAGCTTGGGCCCCACCCAGGACTGGGGCAGGCGGTACACCAGCGATGCTGCAGGAGAGAGCAGTTCCCAGGCTTGACCTCTCCCCTCACATCAGGGGAGCCACCCCAATGTGACCACACACAGCCTCCCAACACCTTCATGGTGTAtggggggaggaaggaggaagcgCTAGGACATCAGTATCAGTTCCTTAGcatcttctttcctttcattagccacaagggagggagagaagggacaGTGAGTGATCCAAAAGGAGGAGCAGCTTCCTTGGACCTGCCATTCGATCATTACAATCATAAACCCAGCGCGTACGATGTTTGCCAGGTAACGAACATGGTTACATTTATCATTTCATCTGATTCGCACAACCAAGGTTAGTTGTCAAGGGTCAGACAACCAAGGtccaagtcctggctctgcctgTTATTAGCTGTTTGGCCTCtcctctctaagtctcagtttcctcatctgcaaaataggaataacaaTAAAGCCTACCTCACAGGCTTGTTTTAAGAACTAACAACACATGGTTGAGTGGCTAGTTAGCAATGTCATCACTCTTCACGTTTTACAAGTgggaaaaatgaggctccaatGCACAGCGTTGAATGCACAGGGCAAAGATGGTAAGAGACAGGGTCTGGGTCTGGGAGGCCTAAGTAGATCCCTTACTCAGGGGCCTGATGGTTCCATGAGGGGCTTCAACTTCCTACTCCCTCaagcaggagtcagcaaactatcatgcacaggccaaatccagcccactaCCTGTATTTGTTAATAAATTTTTCTTGCAACACAGCCACGATCACTCATTTATGaattgtctatggctgctctcATACAACGGCAGAGTCGAGTAGCTGCAACACAAATCACATGGCCTGCAAAACCTAAAaggtttactatctggccctttaaaaaaaaaagtttgctgaccttgCCCTAGAGTACTTATGAAACTGCCCTTCTCAGATGTTCCCTTTCTCACCACTTCTTCCCCCAAATGACACCTGGGCCCAGTGACAGCCCAACCAGCCCCACCCCCATGGCCCCAAACCCAACACCGATGAAGGCCAGCCCTGGAGAGGGAATGCACTGGCCCATCCAGACCTGGGCCATCTCAGCCTGCCCATGCTGACCACTTACTCACCAGCTCCGTAGAGCACGACCATGCCAGTAACCATGAGCACTGGGTGCCAGTTGAATTGGAGGTTGCTGGAGTCCCAGGCAAAGCCACCACGCCAGTACTGCATCCAGTAGATGGTGAAGAGGATGCAGAGTGAGCCCAGGGACCCCAGCATCAGGCAGCACAGGTAAAACCGTCTCACAGCCATTGTGCTCTAGCACTTCTAGGGGAAAGGAAGATGTCACATATCCCTGCTGGCTTGGCTGCACCCCACACGCAGGCTAAAGGAGGCAATGGTGACCTCACTCTTGGCCTGTGGGGTGGATGCTTTTTGTCTCAGTTCCCCTGCCATCGACCTGGGCACTGCCCCATGAGGCCTTGATGGCTGGGCAGGTCAGATCTCTGGTTAGGACAGTGAGTAAGCCCCACCCAGCACCTGGCCCTGCACAGCGCAGCAAGCTCAGACTGTGGCTGGCCCTGAGAACACCTCCTCTGCTGCAGCTGGAAGCCAAGGCTCTGGGCCAGAGCCCTGGAACTAGTTCCCCTCACAGGCCATGTAAAGCTGGTTCCAGTCAGTAAACAACCAGAACCACCCCCCAGAAGAATTCGATATCTGCAGGAAAGAAGGGACGAATCAAAATCCAGTCTAGACCATACAAATGCTCAGGCCTTCGGTTCTAAGGTAAGGAGGCAACATCACCATCtgaaaggaacacacacacacacacacacacacacacacacacacacacacactgctatAGGCTAGCTAGCTGGAAGTCCCGTGGTCTCCCTCTAGAGAAATACTCTGCCCCAGATCGGAAACTTTCTGGGGACTAATACTCCTACTGGGGAGGTAAGATGAGGCCTTCACTCCAGAGTGCCCACATTCCGCATGTTGAATCAAGTGATACCCTCAGCTGTCCCCAGGCTTGAGACTTCTGCTTTCTCTTCCTCTGTGGCAAGcccagaggaggaaggaggaagcaaGAACTCACGGTCCAGAAAACAGGAGGTTTATTTTGAGATTTCCACATGTACTTCATAAACTCAGAAACCAACTGTGGTCCAGGCACGGCCCCTCTTAAAAGCCAAGCAAGTGGGTGTGGGGGTTGTTGGCAGGCAAGTGTGCAAAGCCACAAGAATGCGCCTACTTTCAGCTAATTGTAGGCAGCATGGGCCCAAGCCTTCAAGGCAGTCAGCCAGGCCCATACATTCACAACAAGAAGGTGACAATGTGGCTTCCTGCAATTGAGGTCTTTCAATTTGAAGCagctaacagaaaaagaaaaaaaaaaaaacagaaaggagaCCCCTAAAATATCCAATAACTCTCAAGGATGTAAAACACTTGGTTCCTCCCCTTTAAACCTAGTGGCAGGCTGAAAGAATAGTCACCTGGGCGCCGATTCTTATTAACTGATGgaccttgagcaaatcacttaACACTTGTAGaactcagtcttctcatctgaaaGAAAGGTATGACAAGAAGAAGAACACTATTTATAGAACACCAGTGATGAATAAGGGGCCTAGGTGGTACATGAGCGGTTTGACTGACCgccaaccaaaaaggttggtagtttgaatccacccagcatcttggaagaaaaggcctgacaatctgcttccataaagattatagccaaggaaccCTTATGAAGCAGTTCCGGTCTCTAACCCATGGGGTTACCACGAATCAggggttgactcaacagcaactaacaagagtcATGAATGAACAGATACCACACTAAAACCTCACCCATATTATCCCATTTACTCCTCTTAACAGCCCCGTGAgggattatcttcattttacagatgagaaaactaaggttcaGAAAGATTAATTAACTAGTGTTAAAAACCCAttacccttgagttgattctgactcataacaaccctgtaggacacagtagaactgctccataggatagtgtttccaaggaatatccagtggattcgaactgctgaccttttggttagcagcagagctcataaccactgagccgccagggTGTTAGAACCCAGTAAGTGGGTGAGAGTTTCAGATCTTTGTCTGTCTGGGTTTAAGGCCCATGGCTTTTCCTTGACCACAGGTTGTCAGAAGATCAAGTAGCAAAATGTGTGAAAGGATATGGTGAGAATAAAGTATTATACACATCTGTTATTGTCGTTACAGCATTTCATCCTAAGTGCTAACAAAAACCAGAAGCTcgtggtccctgtgcctgagcctCTCGGTGGCCCTGATTCCATGCCATGTCAACTCTCTCCATGCCAGGTGCTCACCTAAGCCCAGAACAGACACTGGGCTCTCACAAGGTGATCCACATTGGCAATAATCCTTGAGAAAGAAAAGTCTGAGAGCTGGAGGGGAAAAACAAGCTCCTGTGAGGCTGGCAGAAGACAATCATGCCACCAGCTTCCTAGAAGCCTCATGACTCGACTACTGGGCTCATGGATGTGCACCCAGCCACAGAGCTGTTCCCTTAATTCCTGCAGGGCAGAGGAAGTTTCAGGCCACCagagacaaaaacaaagtaaatatAGCTCCCAAAGGGCTGTATCCACCCCTAGAAGAGATGATTGCAGGAAGGGCCTGGATTACTGCTCTGTGAGTGACTTGGAAGAGATAATGAGGACAGTTTCTTAACAGAGGGCTCAGAGGTTATATTATTCTGCTCACAGTACACAGATAAGCCCTCCCTTTGCctgaaataaaaaagcaaagcagaaaaaaaaggaagagtgaATGCAGTGAACATTGCAAAGCAAATGCCGAGCATAACCTCTTATTTAGTCTGAAGAGAGCAGCCTGTGTTATGATTTCAGGATGGGCACACCACGGTTTGGTCTCCTTTCCTGCCCTTGTTTTGTAAAGCCCCATTGTaaggcaggggttggcaaactcttCTGCAGAGaaagggccagatggtaaataGGTTTTGCAGGCCATGTGGTCTCTGCCACAGCTGTGTCATCAACCCTGCGGGTGTAGTGCAAGGGCggtcatagacaagtgagtatggctgtgttccaataaaacttttacTTAATTTTACTTAGATATTGAAATACgaaattcataaaattttcacatgtcactagtcttttttttttttttccaatcatttAAACACCTAAAAACTACCCaggcaggccagatttggcctgtggaTTGTAGTGTCAACCCTCATCTGGTAAGTGTACTCTCTAATACTCTCCCTGATCACTTGGTAGAAAGGATTCATCCCCATCCCGGTTGAGCTAAAACAGATCGGGTTCAGGGGTAAGAAATGGGTACCTCCCATTCAGCGTTTAGTCTTACAAAAAGGCTGTTCCAAACTCTTACAACGTTACTTTAGAACTACAAATAGATAAAGGAACAgaaagtcatttccgactcacccTTCACAGGTGGATGAGGGAATTTTAGGAATCCTAAAAACCAGACTTGGAGTTAAAGTCTTAAACCCTTATATTACAGCTCAAAATACCGGGGGCCCAAAGTGAGTGGCAGAGCAGGTACAGGGATCCAAGTCCACGCCCCTTCGGCTCCCAGGATTCCTCACCTCCAAATGTAGCTTTCTGTGAATTCAGGTGAGGAAGTCAGGACCCAGGAGAGAGGAGTCCAAAATTCTATTCAGGAGCTAGGTAAGCAAGGTTTCCTTAGCACCAGAGCGATTACAAACCCGCCCTTCGGACCGTTTTCAGGTCTCGCTCAAATGACGGAAAAACAGTTCCAGAAACTTGGGAGCTGACTGCTGACTTCCCTGTTGGGCTCTAGGCCCCAGCTAACCTTGGATGACCATTAGGGCGAGGGGCTCCGCCTACTGTCTTTCGTGTCTTTATAACCACCACCTGTGGAATGAAGGGCACGGAGAACGGTGCCCATCacccaaaagaaaaaactgagacCAAGCGAGTTTTGACAGCGCGAAGCGAGGTGGTAGCAGAGGCAGCGCTCGAACCCAGGTCCCTGAACTCCCAGCCCGGGCTCTTTCTTACTACTGAACCACACTGGGACGCAGGGAAGCCAGGGTCTCCGAGATCCGCCTCCTCCCACTCGGCGCTGCTACCTCCGGAGCTTCGAGGAAATCGAGTCAGGGGCTGCCAAGGACAGCCGCACGCAACCGGCACCGCCGACCCGCCCTCTTATAGCCCCTCAACACTTCCGGTCCCGCGCAAAGCCGCCTGGGAAATGAAGTCAAAGGCTCGAGGTCGCCAGAGGAGGCAGGCGCGCCCAGGTGCTGCCCTTTCCCCCCTCTTCCCGTTACTCCATGGGCATTTCTTCCCCAACCCCGAGGTTCCAGGGACCAGGAGCGCCGCGAAAGTCCTGCCTGTTCCTCAGCCCCCATCCCCTGGAGCGGAAATTTTCGGGCTGACGCGAAGCCTCCCGGCAGCGGCTGGTCCTCAGCAGAGCTGCGCACGGCGTGGGCGGGGAGCTCTGGTCAGCAGGTGGCAACACTGGGGGGGCCAGGGGAACGGAGACCCAGGGCAGCGAGAGCCCACACGTGGCGACAGACTGGCCATAGAGCCGGGAGAGAAAGCCGAGCACGGCAGGTAGAACAGTGCAGACGGGGCCCTCAGCCGCCATCTACTTCCGGCGTTTAAAACAGGTTTCCGGAAGCCAGGACGGTGTCCCCATGGCAACCGACGAGGGCTCCAAGAGGTGAGTGGGGGTGGATAAAGAGTGGGTAAAGTGATCAGAagtcaggatttttgttgttgttggttttgttttcttgcgAAGGTAATAATCACGCCGTTAAGTTGACTGGGAAGGGGGAGGAGGACTGCTCAGGGGAAAGGGAAGGAGGTAGGTAGCAGTAGACAACTGAAGAGCTTTCGTTACCTtgtgaatcaccactgccctaaACTGGAGGGATAAAATCATCCTTCCCGCGGGCGTGGCGGCGTGCGTGTCTGTATAAGGGGTCGTCACAGCAGCCCCCTGTGGTGGCCCGTCAGGGCCGCAGTTCCCAGTGAGCAAGGTACTCACGGGCTGGTTTGTGCGGCatgtactaatctgtagtgaacgatttcacatgggtttcatgtagtgaaatcgttcactacagataagtaaataaaaataagcccgtgcataccttgcttactggttaattccTCCCTGCGTGAAGTAGTGGTCAGAAGCACGGGCTTTGGCGTCACATCTGGTTATGAATTCTGGCTCTGCTCAATTGCCAACTGTATGACCCGGGGGAATTAGCTGAACTCCCCACCCTGTGTCCCCCCTGTAGAAGAGGAATCATTCTTTTCCACCTTGCGGCGATGAAAGGGGATTGTCTTGGCTGACAAGTTGTATGTTGTGCCTGGTGCATAGGTGAtgactgtcatgggttgaattgtgtcctcccaaatgtgtgtcaacttggctaggccatgattcccagtattgtgtggtcgtctaccattttgtgatctgatgcgacaatcctatgtgttgtaaatcctaatttctatgatgttaatgagggaggattagaggcagtcatgttaatgaggcaggactcaatctacaggattaggtagtattttgaatcaatctcttttgagatattaaaagagagaagtgagcagagaggagagggaccacataccaccaagaaacaagagctgggAGCGGAGCTtgtactttggacccagggtccctgttctgagaagctgctagagtaggggaagattgatgacgaggaccttcccctagagccaacagagagaaagccttgccctggagctggcgccctgaattcggacttctagcctcctaaattgtgagacaataaatttctgtttgttaaagcttgtggtatttctgttatagcagcactagataactaagacaatggctcTCAATATCATTtgataaatgaggaaacaggGTTCAGAGAGACCACGTTCATACATCCAGTAAGCTGGGATTTCTACACCTGGTGATGTGGACAAGGTTCCATAACCCCTCAGAGCCCCAGTGTAAAATGTGGATCATATGCACAGCAATGGCTACTCCTCAAGGTGAGtgtaggattaaataagataaacatGAAAAGAGTTTGTAGATTTCAAAATGCTTTACAGATGTTAATTGCTCTTTAGCACttcaaagcattttaaaatttatttatagatTTCATCCAGCAGGGGTCACAGGACACTTCCcacccccccagcccccagcagcTTCTGGACCttggaaaatatgaaaataaaggcCCAGGTCGCTTTACCTGATGTCACTGTGTTGCTACCATAACCTGAAAGATTTAAGTTTTACAGGAGAGCAATATTTCCTCTCAGGTTTTTCTGCCTGCACCACTTCCTACTTCCTTCTCCTGTGCCAACATTTTTGCTCCCTGGTTACTTATCAGCCTGTCGGTAATACAAGAGGCAGCATAGTGCAGTGGCTAAGGGCACAGACTCTGGACCCAGACTGCCTAGatctgaatcccagctctgccacttactagctatgtgaccggGGACAAATTATTTTtacctctttgggcctcagtttcctcatctgtaaaatgggcaacaTAATAGTATATCTTCTCCTTCATAGGGTTATTCTGAAGCTGAAATAATGCTAGTGCTTAGAACAGTCCCTGACACATTGTAAGTGCTATATAAGGGCTTGCTGCTATTGTTATTAATAGtattaatattttcattattatttgccCAGACAGTTACTCTTCTCCATTATTCCCATAGATCGCTTTGAACTCAAGAGCTTTGGGTTGAGAAGGTTCCAGGCATGGAGAGAGGTTTGCGGGTGAGGGTTCCTAGGAGCAGGGGCCCatgatgagaatttgcatttccacaccagatatactgaattggaatctacattttaacaagatctccaggtgattctcatgtataataaatttgagaaccactgctttactaatggagcccaggtggcacggtggttaagagcttggctgcttaccaaaaagtcagcaggtcgaatccaccagctgcttctagaaaccctgtggggcagttctgctatgtcctatggggtcattatgagtcggaatcagctccacagcaacaGGGTGTTTTTTAcaggctctactagtggttctcagaattggtccctaaccagcagtattagcatggCCTGGGAACTTGGTGGAAATGGAGATTATCAGCAGGGGTCTGAACTGGTTGGAAACCCTGCCTAGGAGTGACTAGGGTAGTTAGGTAGTGTTGTGGGTTTTGTTTACTGATGCATCCCAAATACCTAGAGtgatacctggcacatagtaccaAAAAAGGCCTTCAATAAATATtgtattaatgtattttttttttttttttacatttaattgtggtttaggtgaaagtttacagagcaaattagtttcccattcaacaatttatacacagattgttttgtgacatttggttGCAACCCCCTGAATGTGTCGGCATTCccccccttcctccctgggttctcATGTCCATAGCTTTCCTGCCTCTACggtccttctgaactttgcttttcggcaaatgctgccctttaggtctcCTACAGGTGATTGTTCTGAGGTATACATTCCTCACTGCTGttcttgttcattttataggcctgtctgtcgTATGGCTATAATGTGGTCTCCGGAAGTGATTTTAATTCCAAGTCTGAAacgtgtctaagggccatagcctggagggttccaccagtctctatcagaccagtacgtctggtcttatttatgagtttgaattttgttctacatttatctcccactctgtccatgacCTACTGTTGTGGTCCCAGTCAGAGCGGTCAGTAGTCACAGCCAAACATCAGCTAGTTTTTCTGGTtgcaggctagtggaggctgtggttcatgtggcccattggtcctttggactaattgtttccttgagtctttggctttcttcactcttctttgctgcaGAGAGGAAGAGACCActtattgtatcttagatggccactcacaagcttttcagaccctAGTTGCTGCTCACCAAGGTATGATGTAGGACATCGTCTGTATGGATTATGATaaaccagttgacctagatgtcccccaagactatggtccctagccctcaagcccagtatcTCAGTCCCGGGAGGTGTGTGGTTATGactaagaagttttcatgactgtgtccCCAGTGCACACTGTTGCATACGTGGGTATATTTAcagcatgtacacatatatacatatgtgggtGTGCCTCATATGCCCTCCTACCCCTGTTCAGCTTATCTATCTACTTGTACATTGTCGTTTGCTGTTACTGTTTCAGGACTGTGTACGTATTAGTATTTGCCCTTGTTGTCTTTTGCTCTTGCATACCTTTGGGTGTATTCCGTCACCTTGATTATGTTGTGCTGATTTCTCCCACATTGTGTATTCTCTCTCCTTCACCAAAGGTATCAACGCTTTTCTAACCTCTCCTTTTTTATCACCCCAACAGGCCCTTGTCTTAGAGCACGAGACACAGCTCTGATTTGGAGGATCTAGACACTGCTCCCTCAGTGCTGGGGAGAGAGCCAGCAGCTGTGTTCTGGAAGACTGTGGAATGTGCCCTTGGAGGCCCAAGAGAGCAGAAGGAAGATGCTCCAGACCAGTAACTACAGCCTGGTGCTCTCTCTGCAGTTCCTGCTGCTATCCTATGACCTCTTTGTCAATTCCTTCTCGGAGCTCCTCCGAATGGCTCCCGTCATCCAGCTGGTGCTCTTCATGTGAGTTCAGTGAGTGGGTCTGGAAGGCTGAACCCAAGCAGTTTGAAGGGCTGACAGTTCTGATTTAGCATTTTAAAGGTATTAATAGAGAAATATCAGGGATAATAAAGTTTAACATCATCCTGGGTACTCCATGGTGCATAGATACAGTCACAGGTCTTGTTTTTATATCCTTCTAACAAGGGTTGGGGATAAGGGCAATAGTTCACATAGGAAGTAAGAGACAGACTGCTGACTGAATCATTTTCCCCATCTGTGAGCAGAAGTATTATCTTACATTGCCACGAAAGAGGATTACAAAATGGCAGGGTAAAAAGAGGGCAAGTATAGTAGGAATCCCATAGGATTTATC comes from Elephas maximus indicus isolate mEleMax1 chromosome 7, mEleMax1 primary haplotype, whole genome shotgun sequence and encodes:
- the LOC126080914 gene encoding lysosomal membrane ascorbate-dependent ferrireductase CYB561A3 codes for the protein MAVRRFYLCCLMLGSLGSLCILFTIYWMQYWRGGFAWDSSNLQFNWHPVLMVTGMVVLYGAASLVYRLPQSWVGPKLPWKVLHAALHLMAFVLTVLGLVAVFKFHNQKHISNLYSLHSWLGITTVFLFACQWFLGFAIFLLPWAALWLRNLLKPIHVFFGAFIFSLAIASVVSGINEKLFFSLKNSSKPYSSLPSEAVFANSTGMLVVAFGLLVLYILLASSWKHPEPGVLTDRQPLLRDGE